The Halalkalibacter krulwichiae genome has a segment encoding these proteins:
- a CDS encoding beta-ketoacyl-ACP synthase III, with translation MKKAIISGAGSYVPSTIMTNQDLEQLMDTSHEWIATRTGIHERRVIDSTENTSDLALKASLAALEDAGLQPMDIDLIIVATETPDHMFPPVATKLQSLLGCRTVGAFDVHSTCVGFISALQIAEQYIKIGKANHILVVGADALSKIVDYTDRSTAILFADGAGAFVVSGADQAESEGIIDSTIHSDGQFYEDLYVEGGSSRERDNSDYTIPKIKMNGNKIFKLAVNAMSNNVKELLVRNDVQYEEIDWLIPHQANQRIIDAVARNVEFPQQKVISNIKYFGNNSAATIPLAFTMARKEGKVKKGDRIVLTAFGGGLIWGSLLFQY, from the coding sequence ATGAAAAAAGCAATTATAAGTGGTGCTGGTTCGTATGTACCTTCTACAATCATGACCAATCAAGACCTTGAACAATTAATGGATACTTCTCATGAATGGATTGCTACTAGAACGGGAATCCATGAAAGGCGAGTAATCGATTCTACGGAGAACACGTCCGATCTAGCTTTAAAAGCGAGTTTAGCAGCTTTAGAGGATGCAGGATTACAGCCAATGGATATTGATTTAATTATTGTGGCAACGGAGACGCCTGATCATATGTTTCCGCCTGTTGCAACAAAACTGCAATCATTATTAGGCTGTAGAACTGTTGGGGCCTTTGATGTTCATAGTACATGTGTTGGCTTCATCTCTGCTCTGCAAATAGCTGAACAGTATATTAAAATTGGAAAGGCAAATCACATCTTAGTTGTTGGAGCTGATGCACTTTCCAAGATCGTTGATTATACAGATCGATCAACGGCAATTCTCTTTGCGGATGGAGCAGGGGCTTTTGTTGTGTCTGGAGCTGATCAAGCTGAATCTGAAGGAATCATTGATTCAACAATCCACTCAGACGGTCAATTTTACGAAGACCTGTATGTAGAAGGTGGATCAAGTAGAGAAAGAGATAATAGTGATTACACCATTCCAAAAATAAAAATGAATGGAAATAAAATCTTTAAACTGGCTGTTAATGCCATGTCTAATAATGTCAAAGAGTTGCTTGTCAGAAACGATGTTCAGTATGAAGAAATTGATTGGCTTATTCCTCATCAAGCAAACCAGCGGATTATCGATGCTGTAGCTAGAAATGTTGAATTTCCACAGCAGAAAGTGATAAGCAATATTAAATATTTTGGTAACAATTCAGCAGCGACGATTCCCTTAGCCTTTACAATGGCGAGGAAAGAAGGGAAAGTGAAAAAAGGAGATCGAATTGTCCTCACAGCTTTTGGTGGTGGTTTAATTTGGGGTTCATTGCTCTTCCAATATTGA
- the truA gene encoding tRNA pseudouridine(38-40) synthase TruA gives MNNYKLVIQYDGGRYKGWQRLGNTENTIQGKIEHVLSEMEGKKVEIIGSSRTDAGVHALNQVANVKLGSKTTEADIQTYVNHYLPLDISVTEVKRVTDRFHARYNAKDKTYLYKIWNEPYTHPFMRKYSMHVERKLDIKAMKAAAQFFLGEHDFTAFSNAKSKKKSMVRTIRSIDFQTNDGFIEIRITGDGFLYNMVRKMVGTLIEVGLAEKDATIIADILHSKDRSQAGFADASGLFLEKINY, from the coding sequence ATGAACAATTATAAATTAGTTATTCAATATGATGGTGGACGGTACAAGGGATGGCAACGACTTGGCAATACGGAAAATACCATTCAAGGGAAGATTGAACACGTTTTATCAGAAATGGAAGGGAAGAAGGTTGAAATAATCGGGTCAAGTCGTACGGATGCCGGTGTTCATGCCTTAAATCAAGTTGCTAATGTAAAACTTGGAAGCAAAACGACTGAAGCGGATATTCAAACGTATGTAAATCACTATTTGCCTCTTGATATTAGTGTAACGGAAGTAAAACGAGTTACTGATAGGTTTCATGCTCGTTATAATGCAAAAGATAAAACCTATTTGTATAAAATCTGGAATGAGCCCTATACTCATCCTTTTATGAGAAAGTACAGTATGCATGTTGAGAGAAAGCTTGATATTAAAGCAATGAAGGCGGCGGCACAGTTCTTTCTTGGTGAACATGATTTCACTGCATTCTCAAATGCAAAATCAAAAAAGAAATCAATGGTGCGTACGATTCGCTCCATTGATTTCCAAACGAACGATGGTTTTATTGAAATTAGAATAACGGGAGATGGGTTTCTTTATAATATGGTTCGTAAAATGGTTGGAACGTTAATAGAGGTTGGTTTAGCTGAAAAGGATGCTACTATTATAGCTGACATTTTACATTCAAAAGATCGTAGTCAGGCAGGATTTGCTGATGCTTCCGGACTATTTTTAGAGAAAATTAACTATTAA
- a CDS encoding TetR/AcrR family transcriptional regulator, translating to MNGRKQHVIQMAHQLFIDKGFQATSIQDILDYANISKGTFYNYFASKNELLMAIFKSIYDQLKKERNDLLIGQDRTDVEIFVSQLELQMKMNRKNKLITLYEEAFVSNDVELKQFIKDSQLQQVHWLYGRFIDLFGQQKAPYLLDCAIMFLGILHHNVRYYLMAHGHNAAMYPVVRYSVDRIMKIVEEVETANDQLIQPEVLESWFPERHNHFQDELYRIVLHFKKQIDPSSNNHLQLLDFLIEELLHTKKPRQFVVQSVLSSIQSDSALHDKEAFNQLEQLITAFFNQDNNTR from the coding sequence ATGAACGGTCGAAAACAACATGTGATTCAAATGGCTCACCAATTATTTATTGACAAAGGCTTTCAAGCAACTTCCATTCAAGATATTTTGGACTATGCGAATATTTCAAAAGGAACATTTTACAATTATTTCGCTTCGAAAAATGAATTATTAATGGCTATATTCAAAAGCATTTATGACCAACTAAAAAAAGAGCGCAATGACCTATTAATTGGGCAAGACCGCACTGATGTAGAGATATTCGTCAGCCAACTTGAGCTACAAATGAAAATGAACCGAAAGAATAAACTGATCACACTATACGAAGAGGCATTTGTATCAAACGATGTTGAATTGAAACAATTTATCAAAGACAGTCAATTACAACAAGTACATTGGCTATATGGACGTTTTATCGATCTATTTGGCCAACAAAAAGCTCCATACTTATTAGATTGCGCAATTATGTTTTTAGGAATTCTACATCATAACGTGAGGTATTACTTAATGGCTCATGGACATAATGCGGCTATGTATCCCGTTGTACGCTATAGCGTTGATCGCATTATGAAAATCGTGGAAGAAGTCGAAACGGCAAATGATCAATTGATTCAACCAGAAGTGTTAGAGAGCTGGTTTCCAGAGCGGCACAATCATTTTCAAGATGAGCTCTATCGGATTGTTTTACATTTCAAAAAACAAATTGATCCAAGCTCTAACAACCACCTGCAATTGTTAGACTTTCTTATTGAAGAACTGTTGCATACGAAGAAACCACGGCAGTTTGTCGTTCAAAGTGTCCTATCTTCGATTCAAAGTGATAGTGCGTTACATGATAAGGAAGCCTTTAATCAGCTTGAGCAGTTGATCACAGCCTTTTTTAACCAAGATAACAACACTCGCTAA